The region ACAAACCTTTTCCCCTAAATCAAAGAGCAGCTGTGCACGGGTCCACGGGACAACCCTCTCGCTCAAAAGACAACCAAAAGGAGGTTTCTGGTTCCGTACTATTCTtctttagggttagggttagggtttttaattttaattgacaTTTCAATTTGTATTTATTCTCAGTTAAGTTTCTATTTTTGTCTACAtacaataataaattttgttgTTCGTTGGAtttcataataaataataataaaaaaatccctCTGATCTTTGATTGATTAATCCAAATCTGGGCTTTAGCGCCCTGTTGCCATTAAAATCGATGATCGTCAGCGTTTCTCATGGACACCTCTCAATTGGATAATTCTCTTCCACTCAATGATCAAGCAGATGAATGgggtatttaatttttttcccaaaagtaaaaagtttgatttttatggTTTATTGAGTTTTTTTTGTGCTTTTAGTGAATTGTATTATTGGTTATGTTATGATTTTATTAGTTTTGATAGATTGGTGTCTTTGTTTTGTTAGTTTTAGTAGCTGCGAAGTCTTTATTTTCAGATACACAGGAAGTGAATTTGATTTGGCAGTATTATTTTGTAGTTATTGAGGCAGTTTATTTGTTTAAAAGACTGCTTATTTCTCATGATTATGACGCGGTGCAACAATTAATAAGCGGGTGACCTACAAGGACTTCATCTTTGAGTATCTTGAATTTGATTACTTCATTGACTTGTTTCATTAATTAGTAACTGTCTTTTCGTCAATAGTTTACCATCAGCTGTAATACTGGACAGTGTTTGCAACTAACATTTACATATACGCATTTTGAACATGTTATCTATGACTTATAATTGATGAACTTTTTGTGACAAATAGAGACTGTATGGATACATTACAAGCATTACTTTGTCCTCCGTTTCATTTTTTCAGTGTCTTCCCTGCATGCTTCCCCCCTCCCCATTTTTATGCATTCATTTTCAAATGAAGTTGGTAGTCTGGTTTCTACGATGAAAAATTTGCATCTGTTAGAGGTTTCTTGTATGTCAAACATGATTAAGCACTTCATTACATTGGATATATAAGTCCTTAAATGGTGATGTACGTTCCTAAATGGTTGTCAAGTTAGTGATATAGTTAAATGATCCATTCTCCCTGTAATGACTTGTATAGGTGTTAGAATAATAGGCCAACAAGTCCTTATCCTGTCTATTTTTGTTTACCTTGTTTGTTACTATTATGCTATGGCCATTTGAATGGCATGAACCTGTGGGAAGTGGGGACAAAAGAACTGAATGTGTTTTCTTTTTAACCCAATTTTTTGAGACATTAGGTGAATTTGTCGATCTTTCAGATGCGGAGTTGTTCAAAGAGAGTGAGAGAGAGGGAGCTAGATATTTTTGTCAAATCTCATTGATGTTGTTTTGTGCATCTGtgtcttttattttcttttaagagttaaagattcacctttttcacTCGAAATCTCTGAACTGGAATGCTGTGTGCTAGACACCGATGGATTTGTGTTACCAAGTTTGGGAATAGAAGACCCAGATTGGAGTACACTTCATGCTTCTGAAGTAGAACCTTCAAAACCTCCTTCTCCGAAGGTCAGCTGCAGTAATTATAGCTTTATTTGCTCAAAAGTCACTTTTTGATTTGGCTGTTACATTTTTTTACCGTGACGATTATAAACTACAACCAATATATTTGGTTATTGTGTTTGTGCAGACCAAAAAGGAAGAGAACATATACCTAGGACCTCACGGGGCTCCTCCTCAATCAAAGCTGCAAGATCTGAACCCATCTGGTCGTAAACAGCGTTTCAAGCAGAAACTGAAGGAAGCAGATAGGCGAACTACTGGAGCAGGAAGGGAAAATAAGTTAGAAAATTTGCGAGACCTCGTGGGCGCTGGGAGGGGAAATGCCAACGTGTCAAAAGGCTCTCCTCGAGACTGGTTAGACCAACATTGCCATGAATCAGAGTTTGAAAAGTGGTCCTCTCAATGAGGTTCTTGTTGGTACCTTCTCTTATCTAGTCTAAATCTATTGCAAGTTTCACATATTTGGATATACTGATATTTATTGAATCCGTATGTATTGTGACAATAATGGATTATCAAATGCACCATTTGTTTTTGTTGCTGCTTATGCAAAATATAAATGGAAATGCTAGGTCTAATTATGCTTCCTACGTACAAGTGAAAAGCAAATATTGTTTTGGTGTACTAACATGCAAAACCTATGAATTATTTACTCTTGCTTTAAATTTCGAacctttttgatttgtttaattaatttttagaagaGGAATAAATTCCAATATCAGAATTTTGAATTGttcaattaaaaaagaaaacttGAAGTgttaaaattagaattatagGATGATAAACACACAGCTACAACTTTGAGCACATTTGTTTTGGTCAATTGATTGAGATTAAAAAGTTCTTAATgctactatttattttatttttaaaaaatctctaTATTTAATCACAACTTATACATATGTAAAATTTCAGATAAATAGCTACTGGCTAATGATTAGGGGTATAACTGATTTCAATGTTGCTCGCTAGCTATGCGAAACTCTTTTTGATAAACTTGACCTGAGCTTGAAATTTTAAGGCTTGTTTAGTAAACGAGTCTCgttcatatatttatatgttaatttgatatattaaattttaatttttaa is a window of Mercurialis annua linkage group LG2, ddMerAnnu1.2, whole genome shotgun sequence DNA encoding:
- the LOC126670436 gene encoding uncharacterized protein LOC126670436 isoform X2 encodes the protein MDTSQLDNSLPLNDQADEWDTDGFVLPSLGIEDPDWSTLHASEVEPSKPPSPKTKKEENIYLGPHGAPPQSKLQDLNPSGRKQRFKQKLKEADRRTTGAGRENKLENLRDLVGAGRGNANVSKGSPRDWLDQHCHESEFEKWSSQ
- the LOC126670436 gene encoding uncharacterized protein LOC126670436 isoform X1, producing MGVKDSPFSLEISELECCVLDTDGFVLPSLGIEDPDWSTLHASEVEPSKPPSPKTKKEENIYLGPHGAPPQSKLQDLNPSGRKQRFKQKLKEADRRTTGAGRENKLENLRDLVGAGRGNANVSKGSPRDWLDQHCHESEFEKWSSQ